The following nucleotide sequence is from Pithys albifrons albifrons isolate INPA30051 chromosome 2, PitAlb_v1, whole genome shotgun sequence.
ATGGCTAATGCCACAGCCACTATTTTGGCTACAAGAGCCAGGAAACGCACCCAAATGCTGAGCGAGGGCCCGTCGGCTGCCCCGGtgggctgcagggccaggaggggctgcaaaggtgctgctggagacacCGCTGGTGAGAGCCAAACCCCAGGCACGGGGCGCCGGGGCTGGGGAGCCGTAGTGCGGGTTCGGCTACATCGCTCCTCGACGGCAACGCCTGAGGAGGACGCGTTGATTGTCTCATTGATCTCTCACGGGGATTAGATAAGGATTAGAAACCTCCGCAGCGGCGCAGCTCAGCCGCACGTTAGGGAGCCCGGCAGGAGAGCAGCGGTCTGCGGGAACCCTTACCGCGGAGCCGCGCCGGTTTAGCGGGAAAGGCCAACAAACGGGAGCGCCCCGCCGGACGGCGGGTGGGGAGAAGGGAGCCAAGAGCTCCTCGGCAGAGCCCGTCGGGCACCGCGCCCGGCCGGGAGCGCCCTGCCCCGCTGCACTGCGCGAACCCCGCGGTACCGGCGGGGGGAATCCGCCCCCcgctcctcctccagccctgcccatcgCTCCCACAGCCCGCCGAGCCCCCGCCCGCCCTGACCTTCGTGGTGGAAGCTGCGGACGGTGTTGGCGCGGCTGGCCGCCCGCTCCAGCGGGAAGCCCAGCGCCGGCggctgccccagctgctgccccGCGTGCAGGCGGTAGAGGTCCAACATGTAGGGCGGGATGACGACGTCCTTGCCGGGGCTGGGCCGCCGCTTCAGCCCGAACATGTGGAGCAGGCGCAGCTCGAACTCGCTGAGCAGGTCCTCGGGGCGCTGCGCGGCCGAGGCGGCGCGGCCCGGCTCGATGAAGCGCCGCCGACCCACCTCCGGCATGAGCCCGGCCGCGCCGCCCAGCAgcgcctggcacagcagca
It contains:
- the BMP2 gene encoding bone morphogenetic protein 2 isoform X3, producing the protein MVAVTRSLLALLLCQALLGGAAGLMPEVGRRRFIEPGRAASAAQRPEDLLSEFELRLLHMFGLKRRPSPGKDVVIPPYMLDLYRLHAGQQLGQPPALGFPLERAASRANTVRSFHHEEVLEELPETSGKTARRFFFNLTSIPNEESITSAELQIFRKQVHGALENNSSYHHRINIYEIIKPATATSKDPVTRLLDTR